In Cicer arietinum cultivar CDC Frontier isolate Library 1 chromosome 7, Cicar.CDCFrontier_v2.0, whole genome shotgun sequence, a single window of DNA contains:
- the LOC101492134 gene encoding uncharacterized protein gives MVLSLEKHNNNMSPFDSSPQKTTETSHSTSNNSTSPSGGGDVLLKWGHRKRSRVSRTSIEDSSSSVQRKLLPAKFSSASMPPPPPLTAFNGRGTKHNSPRNLEDPSTAAGTASESPSRINQIVSRSAAQKLKVQPSSGSAKCKKPSSTTKVTERLMNGHHVDSSSIKSKHESRVPNAAAAANNEEKVSVEVIEWPKIYIALSRKEKEDDFLAMKGTKISQRPKKRAKNIDRTLQYCFPGMWLSDLTKSRYEVREKKSVKKQKRCRGLKGMESLESDSE, from the exons ATGGTCCTTTCTTTGGAAAAGCATAACAACAACATGTCCCCTTTTGATTCTTCTCCTCAAAAAACAACTGAGACAAGTCATAGCACAAGCAACAACAGCACTAGTCCAAGTGGTGGTGGTGATGTGTTGTTGAAATGGGGTCATAGAAAGAGATCAAGAGTCTCTAGAACTTCCATTGAAGATTCATCATCTTCTGTTCAAAGGAAACTTCTTCCAGCCAAATTTTCTTCTGCATCTATGCCACCTCCACCTCCACTTACTGCCTTCAATGGCAGAGGTACAAAACATAATAGCCCTAG GAATTTGGAAGATCCTTCAACAGCTGCTGGAACAGCAAGCGAATCGCCTTCAAGAATAAACCAAATTGTTTCTAGATCTGCAGCACAAAAACTAAAGGTGCAGCCTTCTTCTGGATCAGCAAAGTGTAAGAAGCCTTCATCAACAACAAAAGTCACTGAGAGATTAATGAATGGTCATCATGTTGATTCATCTTCAATTAAATCGAAACACGAAAGTCGAGTTCCAaatgctgctgctgctgctaaTAATGAAGAGAAAGTCAGTGTAGAGGTAATTGAGTGGCCAAAGATATACATTGCTCTgtcaagaaaggaaaaagaagatgACTTTCTTGCAATGAAAGGGACAAAAATCTCTCAAAGACCTAAGAAGAGAGCTAAGAACATTGACAGAACTCTTCAG TATTGTTTTCCTGGGATGTGGCTATCAGATCTAACAAAGAGCAGATATGAGGTTAGGGAGAAGAAATCTGTCAAGAAG CAAAAACGTTGTAGAGGCTTAAAAGGAATGGAAAGCTTGGAAAGTGATTCAGAGTAG